The genome window CCTCGCGCGGCTGGGGAGGTCGCTGCTGCGCGTGGGGATCACCGTGGCCGAGGAGACCGCGGCGGCCGGGATGGCCGAGACCAGCGCGCGCCGCGGCGACCTCACCGGGCTCGCCGAGCGGCGCGAACAGAAGCTCGCGCTGCGCCGCACCCGCCTGAGGCAGCTCGGCGTCTCGGTGCTGTGGGTGGCGCTGCTGGCGGGGCCGGCGCTGGCGGGGTGGGGGCGGCCGGTCTACGCGGCGGCCGCCCTGCTCTGGCTGCTGCCGCGCGCGCCACTCCGAAAGGTGCGCCCGCCCCGCCCGTCTGATCCTCACATCGGCGTGTCCGCGGACGGGCCGTAGATGGAGGGGAGCGGCACGTCGTTGAGGCGCAGGTAGACGCTGAGCTGGCCGCGGTGGTGGATGATGTGGCTCATCAGCATCGTCCGCAGCACCGCCGCGCGCGGCATGGCGAAGATGGTGCGCCCCGCGTTCTTGAGCGTCCAGGTGACGCCCAGCTCCTCGTCGGTCGCGGCGGCGATGGCGGCGCGGGTCGCCGTGACGTTCGCGTCGAAGGTGGCGAGGAGCGCTTCCGCCGATTCGAACTGCGGCGGGGTGCGGGGCGGGCTCCCCGGCGGGTTCATGTCGACCTCGGTCAGCGTGATGGCGCGCAGGCCGAGCGACGGGATCGTCGCCAGGTGCTGGGCGAGGGCGCCGAGCGCGGTGGATTTCGGGTGCGGCTTCCAGTCCGCGCGGTCGGCGGGGACGCGCTCCAGGAGGGTGCGCGTGATGGCCATCTCCTGGTCGAATTCGGGGAGCAGTGCTTGGGCGATCGGCATTTGGGTTCTCGGGTAGGTGTGGGGTACGCGGTGGTGGGAGGAATGTAGGGGCGGCGCGGGGGTGTGCGCGAGACGGCGGGGGGCGGAGACGGGGCGGGCACGGGCAGCCACGTGGGGCGGCCCCTACAGGGATCGCGGTGCGGGTGGCGGGGTGGTGCGGGCGCGATGAATCGCGACCCCGACATGGATTGTGGTGCGGAAGGAGGGCGGTGGGACGGGGGAGGGCACGGGCGCGATGAATCGCGGCCCCTACGTAGGTCCCCGGACGCGAAACGGGGGCGGCGCACGTGGCGCCGCCCCCGGTGTTCGTGTCCGCAGTCGGCTTCAGCCGTTGCCGATGTCGCCCTGGTCGTACTCGCTGCGCGGGCGGTAGTCGGTGGAGG of Longimicrobium sp. contains these proteins:
- a CDS encoding DinB family protein, which produces MPIAQALLPEFDQEMAITRTLLERVPADRADWKPHPKSTALGALAQHLATIPSLGLRAITLTEVDMNPPGSPPRTPPQFESAEALLATFDANVTATRAAIAAATDEELGVTWTLKNAGRTIFAMPRAAVLRTMLMSHIIHHRGQLSVYLRLNDVPLPSIYGPSADTPM